The following nucleotide sequence is from Planctomycetota bacterium.
GTGGGCCTACACCGTGGGGCTGCCGGCCAAGAGCGGCATCTCGGGCGCCATCATCGCGGTGGTGCCGGGGCGGCTGGGCATCGCGGTGTACTCGCCCCGCGTCGATCGGCACGGCCACAGCGTCCGCGGGCTCCGGGTGTGCGAGGACCTGTCGGCGGAGTTTGGCATGCACCTCTTCGACGCGTCGATGCTGGAGGCGACGGCCGCCGACGACCTGTTCGCCCCCCGCGACGACGAGGACGAGATGCCCGACGCATCGGTCATCGCCACACCCGAGGGCTACACGCCGGACCGCGGGCGAGCGCCGGAGGGGGGCGGCTAGGGCGTCCTCGGCCGCTCGGCCGCGGTCCCGGGGCCCGCGGCACCGATCGCCGCTATCCTGCCGGCCGTGACCTCTGCCGCGACCAATCCGACGCAGGCGCCCGCGGCATCCCCCGCCCAAGCGGCGGGATCGGCGGTTTCCCGGCAGCGGGCGATCCTCATCACGGGGGCGGGCGGCGAGGTCGGCCACGGGCTGATCCACGCCCTCAGCGAAGCCGGCGGCACGCCCATCGTGGCCCTCGACCTGCGGCCGCTGGACGAGGACCTCGCCCAGCGGTGCGCAGAGACGGTCGTCGCAGACATCCGAGATCCGCTGGCGCTGCTGCCGGTGGTGTCGAGGTACGAGATCGCCGAGGTCTTCCACCTCGCGGCACTGCTATCGACGACGAGCGAGCGGAACCCGGTGCTGGCCCAGCAGGTCAACGTGCGAGGCACGATGCACGTGCTCCGCGTGGCGGCCGAGCAGGGACGGGCCCGGGGCACGCCGGTGCGGGTGGTGTACCCCAGCTCGATCGCGGTGTACGGGCTGCCGTCCGCCGAGGCGAAGGCCGCCGCCGGAGCGGTGCGGGAGGACGAGCACCTCACGCCGATCACGATGTACGGTGTCAACAAGCTGGCGTGCGAGCAACTCGGGAGATACTTCGGCGAGCACTACAAGCTGCTGGACGACCAGCCGCCACCGATCGACTTCCGCTGCATCCGCTACCCGGGCCTCATCAGCCCGCACACCGCGCCGAGCGGGGGCACGAGCGACTACGGCCCGCTGATGCTGCACGCCGCCGCGCGTGGCGAGGAGGCGGCCTGCTTCGTGCCGGGCGAGGCCCGGCTGCCGTTCATGCTGATGCGGGACGCCATCGACGCGACCCTCGCGCTCGCCCGGGCCGAGGAGCCGCCGGCGGGACCGCGTGGCCGGGTGTACAACGTCGCGAGCTTCGCGCCGACGGCCGCCGAGATGTTCGAGGCCATCAAGGTGCACTTCCCCAACGCGAGGCTCCGCTACGACATCGAGCCCAAGCGCGCCCGGATCGTGGAGAGCTGGCCGGCGGATGTCGATCGCTCCGCCGCCGAGCGGCACCTGGGCGTGCCCGCGGGGCGGCCCTTCGCCGAGGCCCTCGCGGATGAGCTGGCCCCTGCGGTACGGTCTATGTACGTATCTTGAGGCCGCCCTCGGCGATGGCATCCGGTTAGTGAATGCTACATTTCTCGCGATGGCGCGGCTTTTGCCGACAATACGGCCGAGCTATCATTGCGACTCGGCGTTCCCGGCCGAAACGCGGCGGATCGTGATGCGCAGCGGCGGCCGGTAGAGGGACGACATCGATGGGCGATCGCCTGCCACGCGTGCGTTTCGGTGGCTACACCATCACACGCGAGCTGCCCGCCTCTCCGGTCGCGCGTCGGCTGCTGGCCCTGGACGACGGCGGCGCCGACGCCCGGGTGCTGCACGTCTTTCCGATCCGGCCGGACGATCCGCAGATCGCCACGCTGCGGCGGGCCATCGAGGCGGCGGGCAGGGTCCGCAACCGCCACGTGCTTCCCGTCGACGATCTCGTCGTGGGCATCGTGCACCAGCCCTTCGCGGTGACGCCCTACACCGGGCACCAGGATGGGTTGCTCGATCTCGCCGGCCTGCTGCGGGCCAAGGGCGGGCGGATGGACCCGGTCGAGACCGATCGCCTGCTCGGCCAGCTGTTCGATGGGCTGGGTGCGCTGCACGCCAGGCTGGTCCACCACGGCACGCTGCGGCCGCGCGACGTGCTCGTCGACCGGCACGGCAGCGCCATCATCGAGATGCCCGGCGTCGCGCGCACGCTCGAGGGCATGCGGGGCTTCTCGACGGAGGTGCAGCGCGACGAGGTTCGCTGCGTCGTCGAGCTGGGCTTCGCCGTGCTGACCGGACACGATGCCGGCGCGGTCGACCTGCCCGCGTCGAGGCTCGTCCGCCGGCTCGACCCGGCGTGGGATGCCTTCTTCGAGGCGGGGCTCGATCCCGTCGCCGGCTTCGACACCACCGAGCAGGCCATCGAGGCGCTGCCCAGCTCGAGCTTCGGCCGGGGCCTGGTCCAGACGCGGCCGGTGCGACCCGGGCTGCTCGCCGGACTACGCCGCGGCGGCGAACCCCGCTAGCAACCTCTAGTTGCCGTTGGCCTGGGACCTCGTGCGGCGGCGCTCCGCGTACGCTTCCGCCGACGTGGCACCCGACGCCGAACCCGCAGATCCCCTCGCCGTTGATCTCGCGGGCGTGCGCCTGCAATCGCCGCTCGTGCTCGCCGCCGGGACGGCGGGCTACGCCGACGAGATACTCGACGTCGTGCCCGCCCGGGTGCTGGGCGCGGTCACCAGCAAGTCGATCACGATGCAGTCCCGCGAGGGGCACCCGACGTGGCGGGTCGCGCCCATCCGCGGGGGCATGCTCAACGCCATCGGCCTGGCCAACATGGGCGTGGACCGCTTCGTCGAGCACGTGCTGCCCCGGCAGCGGTTGGCCGAGCACGGCGTGCGGCTGTTCGCCTCGGTCGCGGGCGACACCATCGAGGGCTACGTCCGCGTCGCCGCGCAGCTGGGGGCGCACGAGTCGGTCGACGCCGTCGAGCTGAACGTCTCGTGCCCCAACGTGCACGGCGGGAGCGACTTCGGGGCCGACCCCGCGACGCTCCGTGACCTCGTCGCCGCGGTCCGTGCGGCGCTGCCGTCGACGCGGCTGATCGTCAAGCTCCCCCCCATCGCCGTCGGCCTGCCGGGCATCGTCGAGGTTGCCCGGGCGGCCATCGAGGGCCGCGGCGAATCGGCCGGTCCGAATCGGCGTCCGGGCGCCGACGTGCTGTGCATCGCCAACACCACGCCCGCGATGGCCATCGACGTCCGCACCCGCAGGCCCGTGCTGAGCAACACCACGGGCGGACTGAGCGGACCGGCGGTGCACGCCATCGCCGTCAAGCTGGTGAACGACGTACATAAGAACCTCGCGCACGACGCCGGCGTGCCCATCATCGGCCTGGGCGGCGTGACCCGCTGGGAGGACGCGGCCGAGTTCGTGCTCGCCGGCGCGACGGCCATCGGCCTGGGCACCGCGACGCTGGCGGATCCGGGGATCGCCAAGCGGGTGCATCGGGGGCTGGGGCGGTGGGTTAGGAAGGAAGGGATCGGGTCACTGGCGGGTGTTGTGGGAGCGGCGGGCTGAGGCCACGTGTCGCGACGTTAGCCGTCGCGCCGGTACGAGGGGGTCTCGTCGCCAACAGCCGTCAGGATTGGGTTGCGTCGTCGAAGCGAGGCGGAGACCCCGGTTCGTACTCTGCCTTGAAATCCTGGATCTGCTCGTCGAGTAAGGCACTGCAAGTCACGTCGCGAAATGGCGAGGAATTTTGCACCCTGTCACGAACCGCCTGCGTGAAGAGCAGCCGGTAAAGGACCTCGGTCTTTCTGGATTTTGATAAGCCGATGGACGTCGCTAGCACATGGGGCATGTGTGCTCTCTGTCTTCCGCAGTAATCCATAGCATGGTTCATTATGCCACCTCCCCGCATAGGAAAGCCAAGCACACGAGTATTCTCTCGATCGAACCCGAATCCCAGGAAGCACAAGACGTCGCACTCAAGTATGGCCTGCCTGGCTCGCTCGTGGTGCTCAGTCGCTTCCGCAGATCGCTCTTCTCCAACGAGCTTGAGCGAAGTATTCCAGCGATCGAGATCGTAAACCGAGTAGTGGCAGCGTTGTTCATCGAGCCATTTCTCATATGGCTGATGCCTGACCGGATTGACAGCACCTCCCCATCTTGGCAAATCTCCCAGCGATCCGTACATGTGAACGATATTTATCGCGTCCAGCATGCTGTTTGCTGCTATTGAATCGCTAGAAGCTGCGCCGGGATTACTGCCCTGCTCGTAGGCAGCTCGGACAAAGAAGTACTCAAGCGAACGATCGTAGTTAAAGGTGATAAAGGTAACTGGGTTCTCACGCACCACCTCGGGTGTTGAACCCATGCGATCAAGCAGCCACCAGTACAGTCCCAGTCGATCAAACAGGTACTCATGCTTCTCGCAGGCGCTAATAATAAGGCCGATAATAGCTGAGCCAATTGCGCGAAATCTCTGGCGACGGATTAGATAAGCATCAATAGACGCAGTTCCGCTGTAGCGAAAGCTCTTGCCAAAGTCCTCCATCAGGTCGTGGCTGAAACACGGCTGAAGCAACTTCGCGCGCTGATCGACCAACCGGTTCCACGCCGGGCCTTGTAGAGCGAGCGGCATATCTTTGGGTGCGGTGTTTTGCCCTAGTGCCAGCGCAATGATCGCACGCCGCAGTTGCGACCCTAGCGGAAAGCCATACTCCAAGCTTGCTCCCGCTCCGAGGACAAACACGCTCTTGGCACCGATCATGGGCTATGCTAGCGTACGTTGCCAATTGTCGAATCTACGTCGTTCATGCCTGCATCAGGATTGCACCAAGCTGCATCGAGGTGCATCAAGTAGGCGCGTCCGAGCACGTTGAATCGGCGAGGTCATGCCGCTGAGTGGCGAACCGCCCGATACCACTGTGACAGACTTCGCAATTGACGGCCATCGCACGTTCCTCTCCTTCCAGAAGTCGTTCCAGAAGGAGCGCCCATAGCTACGTGATCCGATCACGGCGTCGCTTAGCACCTCACATC
It contains:
- a CDS encoding NAD-dependent epimerase/dehydratase family protein codes for the protein MTSAATNPTQAPAASPAQAAGSAVSRQRAILITGAGGEVGHGLIHALSEAGGTPIVALDLRPLDEDLAQRCAETVVADIRDPLALLPVVSRYEIAEVFHLAALLSTTSERNPVLAQQVNVRGTMHVLRVAAEQGRARGTPVRVVYPSSIAVYGLPSAEAKAAAGAVREDEHLTPITMYGVNKLACEQLGRYFGEHYKLLDDQPPPIDFRCIRYPGLISPHTAPSGGTSDYGPLMLHAAARGEEAACFVPGEARLPFMLMRDAIDATLALARAEEPPAGPRGRVYNVASFAPTAAEMFEAIKVHFPNARLRYDIEPKRARIVESWPADVDRSAAERHLGVPAGRPFAEALADELAPAVRSMYVS
- a CDS encoding dihydroorotate dehydrogenase, with protein sequence MAPDAEPADPLAVDLAGVRLQSPLVLAAGTAGYADEILDVVPARVLGAVTSKSITMQSREGHPTWRVAPIRGGMLNAIGLANMGVDRFVEHVLPRQRLAEHGVRLFASVAGDTIEGYVRVAAQLGAHESVDAVELNVSCPNVHGGSDFGADPATLRDLVAAVRAALPSTRLIVKLPPIAVGLPGIVEVARAAIEGRGESAGPNRRPGADVLCIANTTPAMAIDVRTRRPVLSNTTGGLSGPAVHAIAVKLVNDVHKNLAHDAGVPIIGLGGVTRWEDAAEFVLAGATAIGLGTATLADPGIAKRVHRGLGRWVRKEGIGSLAGVVGAAG